A single region of the Neotabrizicola shimadae genome encodes:
- a CDS encoding aminotransferase class I/II-fold pyridoxal phosphate-dependent enzyme: protein MPDKTTDDLATRLTAIAEGAGGSITPPIVQTSLFAFDSFDDFKARMDGSSDAPMYTRVQNPTVAAFEAMMADAEGGEAAVGFASGMGAISAALMAFLRPGDRVACVEHVYPDSYRFMERILRPFGIETTYHPLRAFEDDPDLLKGVKIAYLESPTSVVFQAMNLPKVAAQAKRHGAVTMIDNSWATPVFQRPIELGIDIVIHSASKYISGHSDTVAGVVIGSKDHIGRLRDLSLPLFGAKLAPFEAWLLIRGLRTLVPRMRQHRATADLFADRFAALPFVRRVNSPTANTVPGLTGRSGLMSVEFDESVNIPKLADALRFFRLGVSWGGFESLILPAQVGLAQAGEFNSMRKFGVPSTLVRLSLGLEDAEDLWADMSAALATSRT from the coding sequence ATGCCGGATAAGACGACCGACGACCTTGCCACCCGGCTGACCGCCATCGCGGAAGGCGCGGGCGGCTCGATCACGCCCCCCATCGTCCAGACCTCGCTCTTTGCCTTCGACAGCTTCGACGACTTCAAGGCGCGGATGGACGGCTCGAGCGATGCGCCGATGTACACCCGCGTGCAGAACCCCACGGTCGCCGCCTTCGAGGCGATGATGGCCGATGCCGAGGGCGGCGAGGCCGCCGTGGGCTTCGCCTCGGGCATGGGGGCCATCTCGGCCGCACTGATGGCCTTCCTGCGCCCCGGCGACCGTGTCGCCTGCGTCGAACACGTCTATCCCGACAGCTATCGCTTCATGGAACGCATCCTGCGCCCCTTCGGGATCGAGACGACCTATCACCCGCTTCGCGCCTTCGAGGATGACCCCGATCTGCTGAAGGGCGTGAAGATCGCCTATCTGGAAAGCCCGACCTCGGTGGTCTTCCAGGCGATGAACCTGCCCAAGGTCGCCGCCCAGGCCAAACGCCACGGCGCGGTGACGATGATCGACAATTCCTGGGCCACCCCGGTGTTCCAGCGCCCGATCGAGCTTGGCATCGACATCGTGATCCACTCGGCATCGAAGTACATCTCCGGCCATTCCGACACGGTGGCCGGCGTGGTCATCGGCTCGAAAGACCACATCGGCCGCCTGCGCGACCTGTCGCTGCCGCTCTTCGGCGCAAAACTCGCCCCGTTCGAAGCCTGGCTCCTCATCCGCGGCCTGCGCACGCTTGTCCCCCGGATGCGCCAGCACCGCGCCACCGCCGACCTCTTCGCCGACCGCTTCGCCGCCCTGCCCTTCGTGCGCCGCGTGAACTCGCCCACGGCCAACACCGTGCCGGGCCTCACCGGCCGCTCGGGCCTGATGTCGGTGGAATTCGACGAATCGGTGAACATCCCCAAACTCGCCGACGCCCTGCGCTTCTTCCGCCTCGGCGTCAGCTGGGGCGGCTTCGAAAGCCTGATCCTGCCCGCCCAGGTTGGCCTCGCCCAGGCCGGCGAGTTCAACTCGATGCGCAAATTCGGTGTCCCCTCCACGCTCGTCCGGCTCAGCCTCGGGCTGGAAGATGCAGAAGACCTCTGGGCCGACATGTCAGCGGCCCTGGCAACAAGCAGAACCTGA
- a CDS encoding ABC transporter substrate-binding protein, with translation MKRLLASAGLMAVLLGSAASAETLKLVEVITSPERTEVLKGMVDGFKAANPGVDVEIVSVPWGQAFETVATMIAGGDIPDVIEMPDTWQALYADQLMALDERVAGWEHGATLTQKTVDMGKLANGKITMIPYGFYLRAMFYNKKLLAEAGVAEPPKTMDEFMAASEAVSKLDGKYGYCLRGGPGGTNGWIMMAAVMNGTNEFFTEDGKSRINEPGSIAGLQFLMDLYQKGYAPKDSVNWGFNEIVAGFYSGTCAFLDQDPDALIAIAERMPAEDFAVIPMPVGPAGKAFPTIGFAGWSVFNSTEHADDAWNLVAYLSSPDSNATWAKRVGVIPIHQGADQDPFFKTDQFKGWFEELNSPNYIPTIMPTYLEQWGYFTSTILKDSAQEALLGQKTAQELGDEWAAFLTEEYGKWKAKQ, from the coding sequence ATGAAAAGACTTCTGGCCAGCGCCGGGTTAATGGCGGTGCTTCTGGGCTCGGCAGCCTCGGCGGAAACGCTGAAGCTGGTCGAGGTGATCACCAGCCCCGAACGCACCGAGGTGCTGAAGGGCATGGTCGATGGCTTCAAGGCCGCCAATCCGGGCGTCGACGTGGAAATCGTCTCGGTCCCCTGGGGCCAGGCCTTCGAAACCGTCGCCACGATGATCGCCGGCGGCGACATCCCCGATGTGATCGAGATGCCGGACACCTGGCAGGCACTGTATGCCGATCAGCTGATGGCCCTGGACGAGCGCGTTGCCGGCTGGGAACACGGCGCCACGCTGACGCAAAAGACCGTGGACATGGGCAAGCTTGCCAACGGCAAGATCACCATGATCCCCTACGGCTTCTACCTGCGCGCCATGTTCTACAACAAGAAGCTCCTGGCCGAGGCTGGCGTGGCCGAACCGCCCAAGACCATGGACGAGTTCATGGCCGCCTCCGAAGCCGTGTCCAAACTTGACGGCAAATACGGCTACTGCCTGCGCGGCGGCCCGGGCGGCACCAACGGCTGGATCATGATGGCGGCCGTGATGAACGGCACCAACGAGTTCTTCACCGAGGACGGCAAGAGCCGCATCAACGAGCCGGGTTCCATCGCCGGCCTGCAGTTCCTGATGGACCTGTACCAGAAGGGCTATGCGCCGAAGGACAGCGTGAACTGGGGCTTCAACGAAATCGTGGCGGGCTTCTACTCCGGCACCTGCGCCTTCCTCGACCAGGACCCCGACGCGCTCATCGCCATCGCCGAACGGATGCCGGCCGAAGACTTCGCCGTGATCCCCATGCCGGTCGGCCCCGCCGGCAAGGCCTTCCCGACCATCGGCTTCGCGGGCTGGTCGGTGTTCAACTCGACCGAGCATGCCGACGATGCCTGGAACCTGGTGGCTTACCTGTCCTCGCCCGACTCCAACGCCACCTGGGCCAAGCGCGTCGGCGTGATCCCGATCCACCAGGGCGCCGACCAGGACCCCTTCTTCAAGACCGACCAGTTCAAGGGCTGGTTCGAGGAACTCAACAGCCCGAACTACATCCCCACCATCATGCCGACCTATCTGGAACAGTGGGGCTACTTCACCTCGACCATCCTGAAGGATTCTGCACAGGAAGCCCTGCTCGGCCAGAAGACCGCGCAGGAACTGGGGGATGAATGGGCCGCCTTCCTGACGGAAGAATACGGCAAGTGGAAAGCCAAGCAGTGA